GATTCTAGAGCCAACTTACTCCAATAATGCACGTTTCAGCTACACTTGGTTAGCGAACAAGAGTAACGGGACATGGGAATTCTCATGCCCAACTGGATCGCCATACATAGATCCCGCGGGGAGTTCAATGGTCGAAAACTCGCAAACAAAATCGTACATAACAACTTTCAAAGTAAGAGTGGCCAAAACAGCTGTTCCTGGAAGCTGGGATATTGCCGTTAGGGTTACAGACAAATTTGGTCTACAATCCGAGCTGAAGAGGACGGATGCAATAATAATGGCTGTTTATCTAGAAATGTCTGTTGACAAAAGCACGCTCACTTTCAGTGGTAAGCAGGGTGAAAGTGTTTATGCGAGCGAGAGTCCTATAACTGCAACAGTGACGGCAAACGAGAACTTCTACTTAGAAGTCAAAGCAGCAGGTGACTGGGTGAAGGGTGCTGACACGATGCCTGCGAGCGCAACGAAGGCGAAGGGAGAAGGAGATTGGGTGGCTCTGAGTACGACTTACCAAGCAGTCTGGAGCAATGTCTCCTACGGTGAAGATGTTCAGAAGCAGATTCAGTGGAGACTCGACATACCTGCCGACGCAGTTCCAGGAGACTACACGAACACATTCTACTTGCGGATTAAAACTTAGCGAATAGAGATTCTCACTACTCAAACTCTATTGTGGCGGGCGGTTTCCCAGTCAGGTCGTAGAGAACATGTGTAACTGAGGGCAGCCTTTCTCTGATCTTTTTCTCAATCCTTTGCAAAACTTTCCAGGGCAGTTCAACGGCTTGAGCCTCCATCGCATCTTTCGATTGTACAACTCTCACAACGATGATATCCCCATACTTACGTCCTTTCTTTGTGACGCCGGTGGCCTTGTCGTTAAGCAGGATGGCAAAGGCTTGGAAGCAATCAATTTCTTTTGTTTCCTCCTCCACAACGGCTGTAGCTTCGCGAACAATCTCAACTCTTTCTGGTGTCACTTCTCCTATGACTCTTATCGCCAGACCTGGTCCGGGGAATGGTCTGCGGTTCACGACTTCATTGGGGAGTCCAAGAGCTTTGGCGATTTCTCTAACCTGTGGTTTGAAGAGATCCTTCAGGGGCTCAAGCACCACGAAACCATACTTTTCCAAGGGGGAGATCCCTATCTGTTCAAGAACATTATGCTGAGTTTTTACACCCTTGCGGGTTTCGATCACATCTGCTGCTATGGTTCCCTGCAACAGATATTTTGCACCCAATTCCTTCG
This region of Candidatus Hadarchaeales archaeon genomic DNA includes:
- the guaA gene encoding glutamine-hydrolyzing GMP synthase, whose product is MDAVRFIEEKKEWIRRTVGEDKAVVATSGGVDSMTTAVLGHKALGEKLSVVFLDDGLMRKKEPEQVKKTLASLGIKLKIYDVKDKFFSALKGKTDPEEKRKAFRETFYTTFAEISKELGAKYLLQGTIAADVIETRKGVKTQHNVLEQIGISPLEKYGFVVLEPLKDLFKPQVREIAKALGLPNEVVNRRPFPGPGLAIRVIGEVTPERVEIVREATAVVEEETKEIDCFQAFAILLNDKATGVTKKGRKYGDIIVVRVVQSKDAMEAQAVELPWKVLQRIEKKIRERLPSVTHVLYDLTGKPPATIEFE